In Chloroflexi bacterium ADurb.Bin180, the following are encoded in one genomic region:
- the albA_2 gene encoding Albonoursin synthase: MDFWSVIEQRHSIRAFQSSPVGDDAIERLLGAAIRAPSAGNRQPWHFVIVRNPQVRAALEQAAYGQSFVGEAPVVIVVCAEPERSAARYGERGRRLYCLQDTAAAVENILLAATALGLGACWVGAFDEAAAARAVAPPAHLRPVALVPLGVPAESPEAAPRRTLDEVSSRLD; the protein is encoded by the coding sequence ATGGATTTTTGGTCGGTGATCGAACAAAGGCACAGTATCAGGGCGTTCCAATCCTCCCCGGTGGGTGACGATGCCATTGAGCGCCTGCTGGGTGCGGCTATACGCGCGCCGTCGGCCGGCAACAGGCAGCCATGGCATTTTGTCATCGTTCGCAACCCGCAGGTCAGGGCAGCGCTCGAGCAGGCTGCCTACGGGCAGAGCTTTGTTGGTGAGGCCCCGGTGGTCATTGTGGTGTGTGCCGAGCCGGAGCGGTCGGCCGCACGATACGGGGAGCGAGGCAGAAGACTTTACTGCCTGCAAGACACCGCGGCTGCGGTCGAGAACATCCTGCTGGCAGCTACGGCACTGGGATTGGGCGCGTGCTGGGTTGGGGCTTTTGACGAGGCGGCCGCGGCCAGGGCAGTGGCACCGCCGGCGCACCTCAGGCCGGTGGCCCTCGTGCCATTGGGGGTGCCAGCAGAGTCTCCAGAGGCTGCACCCAGGCGCACGCTGGACGAGGTGAGTTCTAGACTCGACTAG
- the ilvE gene encoding Branched-chain-amino-acid aminotransferase: MKGSKEVEVPVTKHAFFDGKFVRIEDAKVSVMAHGLNYGTGCFEGIRAYWNEEEEQLLLFRLAEHYQRLHNSAAILLIDLPYTVQQLCDATVELLRREGFREDTYVRPLAFKSQEGIGVRLKGVKDSLAIFATPFGKYIEKEEGAKVCVSSWRRIYDTSVPARAKCTGAYVNSALCKSEAEMNGFDEAIVLTRGGSVSEGSAENFFMVRNGVLITPGVTSDILEGITRQTILQLARDELHIPTKERTVDRTELYVCDEAFLCGTGVQIASIASIDHRVIGDGHIGSITRRLRDLYFDIVRGKVPKYRHWCTSVYDHQPIAGGARASASVGAPA, encoded by the coding sequence ATGAAGGGATCAAAGGAGGTAGAAGTGCCCGTAACGAAACACGCTTTCTTCGACGGCAAGTTCGTGCGCATCGAGGACGCCAAAGTCAGCGTCATGGCCCATGGCCTCAATTACGGTACAGGCTGCTTTGAGGGCATTCGCGCGTATTGGAATGAGGAAGAGGAGCAGCTCTTGCTGTTCCGACTGGCCGAACACTACCAGCGCCTCCACAACTCGGCCGCGATTCTGCTGATTGACCTCCCCTACACGGTACAGCAGTTGTGCGACGCAACGGTCGAACTGCTGCGGCGCGAAGGCTTTCGCGAAGATACCTATGTCAGGCCCCTGGCCTTCAAGTCACAGGAGGGCATTGGGGTGCGGCTGAAGGGCGTCAAAGACAGCCTGGCGATCTTTGCCACTCCTTTCGGCAAGTACATCGAGAAAGAGGAAGGCGCCAAGGTCTGCGTCTCCTCCTGGCGCCGCATCTACGACACTTCCGTCCCGGCTCGGGCCAAGTGCACCGGCGCCTATGTCAACTCGGCGCTGTGCAAGAGCGAGGCCGAGATGAACGGCTTTGACGAGGCCATTGTGCTGACCAGGGGTGGATCGGTGTCCGAAGGCAGTGCCGAGAACTTTTTCATGGTGCGTAACGGAGTGTTGATCACTCCGGGTGTCACCTCGGATATTCTGGAAGGGATCACTCGTCAGACCATCCTGCAGTTGGCCCGCGACGAGCTGCACATCCCGACCAAAGAACGCACCGTCGACCGTACCGAGCTCTACGTGTGCGACGAGGCCTTCCTGTGCGGCACTGGCGTGCAGATCGCATCTATAGCCAGCATTGACCACCGGGTGATTGGTGATGGCCATATTGGGTCAATCACCCGGCGCCTGCGGGACCTGTACTTTGACATTGTTCGAGGTAAGGTTCCCAAGTACAGGCACTGGTGCACGTCAGTGTACGACCATCAGCCGATTGCCGGCGGAGCGCGTGCGTCGGCCAGCGTAGGTGCACCGGCGTAG
- the wbbL_1 gene encoding N-acetylglucosaminyl-diphospho-decaprenol L-rhamnosyltransferase, which translates to MDLSIIIVNYNTCDLLRDCLRSVLASQVELSYEILVVDNKSPDDSVAMVRSEYPQARLIESPINGGYAYANNLGLRAASGAHLLLLNPDTVLPPRALQDMYDFVLSHPEVGVAGPKLVRADGSLDLACRRSFPTLEVAFYRLIGLSRRYPHSPRFNRYNLCYLDPDEMTEVDAVVGAFMWIRRKALEQAGLLDERFFAFGEDIDLCYRIKVEQGWKVYYNPRVVVTHYKSQAMRKDALRMNIQFYRAMWLFHEKHYASKTFFLLNWLTALGTVGLCATALVVNLLRPPAKRKVGL; encoded by the coding sequence ATGGACCTCTCCATCATCATTGTCAACTATAACACCTGCGACCTGTTGCGTGACTGCCTGCGTTCGGTCCTGGCCAGCCAGGTCGAGCTGTCCTACGAGATTCTGGTGGTAGACAACAAGTCGCCAGATGACAGTGTGGCGATGGTGCGCAGCGAGTACCCGCAGGCGCGGTTGATCGAGAGTCCAATCAACGGTGGCTATGCCTACGCCAACAACCTGGGTTTGAGAGCGGCCAGCGGTGCGCATTTGTTGCTCCTGAATCCGGACACAGTACTGCCGCCCCGGGCGCTGCAGGACATGTATGACTTTGTGCTCAGCCACCCCGAGGTCGGAGTAGCGGGTCCCAAGCTCGTGCGGGCCGATGGCAGCCTGGATCTGGCCTGTCGGCGCAGCTTTCCAACCCTGGAGGTGGCTTTCTACCGGCTGATTGGCCTGAGCCGGCGCTACCCCCACAGTCCTCGCTTCAACCGCTACAACCTCTGCTACCTCGACCCTGACGAGATGACCGAAGTCGATGCGGTGGTCGGCGCCTTTATGTGGATCAGGCGAAAGGCGTTGGAGCAGGCCGGCCTGCTGGACGAACGCTTCTTCGCCTTTGGCGAGGACATCGACCTGTGCTACCGCATCAAGGTCGAGCAGGGTTGGAAGGTGTACTACAATCCACGGGTAGTGGTCACGCACTACAAGAGCCAGGCGATGCGCAAGGACGCCCTGCGCATGAACATCCAGTTCTACCGCGCTATGTGGTTGTTCCACGAAAAGCACTATGCCAGCAAGACCTTCTTCTTACTCAACTGGCTGACGGCTCTCGGGACGGTCGGGTTGTGCGCGACGGCCCTCGTGGTGAACCTGCTGCGACCGCCGGCAAAGAGAAAGGTGGGCCTGTGA
- the surE_2 gene encoding 5'-nucleotidase SurE, giving the protein MKLILLTNDDGVQSPGLLALKQALGAVGEVAVLAPDHNWSAGGHAKTMHKPLRVQEVKLADGSTAMASNGGPSDCVALAVLGVLSRAPDLVISGINPGSNVAQDMTYSGTVAAALEGWISGISSMALSVAVEEGTLPEFACAARVGAIIAGRILEQGQHQVLLNVNVPALPFERLNGVEITRLGRRIYRDKLVERSDPRGHKYYWIGGEPPTGVDDEGTDVGALAAGRVSVTPLQLDLTSYPIMDELRAWNLGIGG; this is encoded by the coding sequence GTGAAACTCATCCTGCTGACCAATGACGACGGAGTACAGTCGCCGGGGCTGCTCGCTTTGAAGCAGGCCCTTGGAGCCGTCGGCGAAGTGGCAGTGCTGGCACCGGACCACAACTGGTCCGCGGGCGGCCATGCCAAGACTATGCACAAGCCGCTGCGCGTCCAGGAGGTCAAGCTGGCAGATGGCAGCACCGCGATGGCCTCCAATGGCGGACCGTCGGACTGCGTCGCGCTGGCTGTTCTGGGTGTGCTCTCGCGTGCACCCGACCTGGTCATCTCCGGGATCAACCCTGGTTCCAACGTGGCGCAGGATATGACCTATTCGGGGACCGTGGCGGCGGCTCTGGAGGGTTGGATCAGTGGCATCTCGTCGATGGCCCTCTCGGTGGCGGTCGAGGAGGGCACTCTGCCCGAGTTTGCCTGCGCCGCCCGCGTGGGAGCGATCATCGCCGGGCGTATCCTCGAGCAAGGGCAACACCAGGTGCTGCTGAATGTCAATGTCCCGGCGCTGCCGTTCGAGCGGCTAAACGGTGTCGAGATCACGCGGCTGGGACGTAGGATCTACCGCGACAAGCTAGTCGAACGCAGTGACCCGCGGGGGCACAAGTACTACTGGATCGGTGGCGAGCCGCCAACGGGGGTAGACGATGAAGGGACCGATGTCGGCGCACTGGCGGCCGGCAGGGTGTCAGTTACGCCGCTGCAGCTTGACCTGACGAGCTACCCGATAATGGATGAACTGCGGGCCTGGAACTTGGGTATTGGCGGTTGA